From Topomyia yanbarensis strain Yona2022 chromosome 1, ASM3024719v1, whole genome shotgun sequence, one genomic window encodes:
- the LOC131677418 gene encoding protein O-GlcNAcase produces the protein MAEMSKDILDQQQTGSAGLSVPMKQPVNTGCDGERKDGFICGVVEGFYGRPWTTEQRKDLFRKLKQWGMDSYVYAPKDDYKHRAYWRELYTVEEADHLTGLISAAHEQNIHFYYALSPGLDITYSNSKELATLKRKLDQVSQFGCKAFALLFDDIEPEMCKSDKEVFQTFAYAQVSVTNEIYNHLNCPRFLFCPTQYCSSKAVPTVKQSEYLYTLGSKLIRNIDVLWTGQKVISKLLTVECIQEITEVLKRPPVIWDNLHANDYDQKRVFLGPYSGRSPELIPLLRGVVTNPNCEFHANSIAIQTLAFWSKCSADTKISSSISSDVKLETENEEGICQEDAPAFLSKNVYHPRLALKNAIANWLPEFYQEKEAWGPISKPQPAVTIVMPIIPIIPSVNTCMTLTSTSTSTTTSTNALPVPEVNTTQLQLFADVCSTVTSAPESISAPIMNSLVSATKVVTNESLPNPMAAVISIAIPTTIPVSSIPMPIMSIKQTECEDLSIKKTATDEDKGLEINADSRVIEPLEADEVIENDLEQKHLDESTEKRVSPSSDIPLLVDEEFKTKEEAEAEEAKRLKGPNPAELGMMVGGEERPDDEVKMLDLEENEVKMVDATESEEKMTVNDEVIVNQVKIHIEDDDVKVDEVFNRSSPCSTTVGVCVEPMECGSNLTSPKHVMKTHFDDVLMSETTSTCSGAMQVESSDTSLTSNAEMTDDKSISDKDITTNDIMLLCDLFYLPFEHGSRALQLLTEFYWLKTNAHVLCRRIRKENTTVTTRNAVDGSTSSTSLPVACHQLNGASPQHISETKDGCNKSEVQEWLRRSESFENLCQSIFRMARKVARCANKEICFELFSYVWDIVAVLSLLSAFVKWLALGHFPTNINSYTQGGYTWFSKGWKETFMSGDQEPWVFRGGLIADLQRLIPVDAGNDLFLYKLPETSAVNLYTIRPYLNTDEASVYNVCHSTMKDGDEFSEHLPDGLRNILADRHVGSFLTLAPQFCMVIEDNNHDVIGYACAALDTTTYVRNLEQCWIPEMCLKYPLSIIDGSVSTTNTLPQQIHDCIMYFHNFSNEYPVAVLNSHPSVMSCRILKSHLAEDETICKRVVTVLLAALRSNGPSYGVHVCINRSDRFLNQFYSKLGFIEIYKEDYDSKVYLGRNF, from the exons ATGGCCGAGATGTCGAAAGATATACTGGATCAACAGCAGACGGGTTCTGCGGGTCTGAGTGTTCCAATGAAGCAACCAGTCAACACGGGCTGCGATGGGGAAAGAAAGGACGGTTTCATTTGCGGGGTAGTGGAAGGTTTTTATGGTCGACCATGGACTACGGAGCAGCGAAAGGATTTGTTTCGAAAGTTAAAACAATGGGGAATGGATTCTTACGTTTACGCTCCGAAAGATGATTACAAGCATCGGGCATACTGGAGGGAGTTGTACACGGTTGAAGAAGCGGATCATTTGACGGGATTGATATCGGCTGCCCACGAGCAAAACATTCATTTTTATTATGCGCTTTCGCCAGGATTGGATATAACTTACAGCAATAGCAAAGAATTGGCCACTTTGAAACGAAAACTAGATCAGGTTTCGCAATTTGGTTGTAAAGCTTTTGCTTTGCTCTTTGATGATATTGAGCCGGAGATGTGCAAATCAGACAAGGAGGTTTTTCAAACCTTTGCGTACGCCCAGGTCTCCGTTACAAATGAAATATACAATCACTTGAACTGCCCTCGATTCCTCTTTTGTCCCACCCAATACTGCAGTTCTAAAGCCGTCCCCACTGTGAAGCAATCAGAGTATCTCTACACGCTGGGATCTAAACTGATTCGTAATATTGACGTTCTATGGACTGGACAAAAAGTTATTTCAAAGCTGTTAACCGTGGAATGCATTCAAGAAATCACAGAGGTTCTTAAACGACCTCCAGTAATCTGGGACAATTTGCATGCTAACGACTATGATCAAAAACGCGTTTTTCTTGGCCCATACTCGGGTCGCTCGCCGGAACTCATTCCTCTGCTTCGCGGAGTTGTAACTAATCCGAACTGTGAATTCCATGCTAATTCCATTGCCATTCAGACCCTCGCATTCTGGAGTAAGTGTAGCGCGGACACCAAGATTAGCTCTTCCATTTCCTCGGATGTGAAGCTGGAAACGGAAAACGAAGAAGGTATTTGTCAGGAGGATGCACCTGCTTtcctgtcaaaaaatgtttaccATCCTCGACTGGCCCTGAAGAATGCAATCGCCAATTGGTTGCCGGAATTTTATCAGGAAAAGGAAGCTTGGGGGCCGATCAGTAAACCTCAACCGGCTGTCACGA TTGTTATGCCAATTATTCCAATTATTCCTTCCGTTAACACCTGTATGACATTGACTTCAACTAGCACTTCGACTACTACAAGTACCAATGCGTTACCTGTTCCGGAAGTAAACACCACACAGTTAcaattatttgctgacgttTGCAGTACCGTTACAAGTGCCCCGGAAAGTATTTCCGCTCCCATTATGAATTCTCTTGTATCCGCCACGAAGGTAGTTACTAACGAGTCTCTTCCTAACCCAATGGCTGCGGTTATTTCCATTGCCATTCCCACTACGATTCCGGTGTCCAGTATACCAATGCCGATCATGAGTATCAAACAAACCGAATGCGAAGATTTGTCAATCAAAAAAACTGCCACCGACGAGGACAAAGGGCTGGAAATTAATGCAGACAGTCGAGTTATTGAACCGCTGGAAGCGGACGAAGTAATCGAGAATGATCTAGAGCAAAAACATTTAGACGAATCGACTGAAAAACGCGTGTCGCCATCTTCGGATATTCCTCTGCTGGTGGACGAAGAATTCAAGACAAAGGAGGAAGCCGAAGCAGAGGAGGCCAAAAGGTTGAAAGGACCCAACCCGGCCGAACTGGGTATGATGGTAGGTGGTGAAGAGAGACCCGATGATGAGGTTAAAATGTTGGATCTAGAAGAGAACGAGGTGAAAATGGTAGATGCGACTGAGAGCGAGGAAAAGATGACCGTCAACGATGAAGTTATTGTCAACCAAGTGAAAATACACATTGAAGATGATGACGTAAAGGTCGATGAAGTATTCAACCGTAGTAGCCCGTGCTCGACAACAGTCGGAGTCTGTGTCGAGCCAATGGAGTGTGGAAGCAATTTGACTTCGCCCAAGCACGTGATGAAAACACATTTTGACGACGTGCTGATGTCGGAAACTACTTCG ACTTGTTCTGGTGCCATGCAGGTGGAGAGTTCTGATACTTCCCTCACATCTAATGCAGAGATGACAGATGATAA AAGTATCAGCGACAAAGACATCACCACCAACGACATTATGCTGCTGTGCGATCTGTTCTACCTACCGTTTGAGCATGGTAGCAGGGCGCTACAGCTATTGACGGAGTTTTATTGGCTAAAAACAAATGCACATGTTCTTTGCAGACGCATACGAAAGGAGAATACTACCGTTACGACAAGGAATGCTGTTGACGGAAGCACAAGTTCTACCAGTCTGCCTGTAGCTTGTCATCAGCTGAATGGAGCCAGCCCTCAGCATATCAGTGAAACTAAAGATGGATGTAATAAAAGTGAAGTGCAGGAATGGTTGCGCCGATCGGAGTCGTTTGAGAATCTCTGCCAGAGTATTTTTCGAATGGCACGAAAAGTTGCACGTTGCGCGAATAAAGAAATCTGTTTCGAGTTGTTTTCCTATGTGTGGGACATCGTAGCCGTGCTTTCGTTGCTCAGTGCATTCGTGAAATGGCTTGCGCTGGGCCATTTTCCAACTAATATCAACTCGTATACCCAGGGAGGATACACAT GGTTCAGCAAAGGTTGGAAAGAAACATTTATGTCCGGTGACCAGGAACCGTGGGTTTTTCGAGGTGGTTTGATTGCTGATCTGCAACGTCTCATTCCGGTAGATGCCGGTAACGATCTGTTCCTGTATAAGCTGCCCGAAACATCGGCTGTTAATTTGTACACCATCCGACCCTATTTAAACACGGACGAGGCAAGTGTGTATAACGTTTGTCACAGTACCATGAAGGATGGCGATGAATTCAGTGAACACCTGCCGGATGGGTTGAGAAACATTCTGGCGGATCGACATGTTGGATCGTTTTTGACGCTTGCACCTCAATTCTGTATGGTAATTGAGGACAACAATCATGATGTGATCGGATACGCTTGCGCTGCTCTTGACACCACAACATACGTTCGGAATCTAGAGCAATGCTGGATACCGGAAATGTGTCTAAAGTACCCACTCTCCATCATCGATGGCTCGGTTAGCACAACTAATACGCTCCCGCAACAAATTCATGATTGTATCATGTATTTCCATAACTTCAGTAACGAATACCCGGTAGCCGTTCTGAATTCGCACCCATCCGTCATGTCTTGTCGCATTCTAAAGTCTCATCTGGCGGAAGATGAAACCATTTGCAAGCGAGTGGTCACTGTCCTGTTGGCTGCACTGCGCTCCAATGGTCCATCATATGGGGTTCATGTATGTATCAACCGCTCCGACAGGTTCCTCAATCAGTTTTACTCCAAGCTCGGATTCATAGAAATTTACAAGGAAGACTATGACTCAAAAGTTTATCTAGGAAGAAACTTTTGa